The DNA sequence CCGTTTGCATCGTGCGCGCCGCGCCCCCAGATAGCGCGCAATGCCCCCCGATACCGCCACCACCCAGCCCCCTGGCACGCCCGAACGCCCGCTGATCCCGACCATGCGGCGCTTTCTGCCGTATCTGTGGCCAAAGGATGCTCCGGGGTTGAAGGCGCGCATCGTCGGCGCGCTGGTTCTGGTGGTGCTGTCGAAGGTCGTGCAGGTTTATGGTGCGGCCTATGCGCTGAAGGCGGCGGTGGATGCGATGGCGCTGGGCGATCGCGGTGCCGCGACATTCGTTGTGCTGATGGTCGTGGGCTATGCCGCCGCACGGCTGTCCACCACGGTGTTCGACAATCTGCGCAACACCGTGTTCGAGAAAGTGGGGCAGGATGCGACGCGGCGGCTGGCGATCGTTACCTTTGGCCATCTCCATCAATTGTCGCTGCGCTTTCACCTGGAACGCCGCACCGGGGCAGTGACCAAGGTGGTCGAGCGCGGGACGAAAAGCATCGATTCGATGCTGTATTTCCTGCTGTTCAACATCGCGCCGACGATCCTGGAACTCGCGCTGGTGCTACAGATCTTCAAAAGCGAATTCGGCTGGTGGCTGGTTGCGTCGACGATGACGATGGTGGTGATCTACATCGCTTTCACCCGCTGGGTTACCGACTGGCGGTCGAAACTGCGCGAGCAGATGAACGACCTCGACACCGGCGCGGTCGCGCATGCGGTGGACTCGCTGCTGAACTTCGAGACGGTAAAATATTTCAACGCCGAAAAGCGTGAGGCGGATCGCTACTCGGCGGCGGTCGATTCCTATGCCAAGGCCGCAGTGAAGAGCGAGAATTCGCTGGCCTGGCTCAATATGGGCCAGTCGATCATCACCAATATCATGCTGGGTGCCGGCATGGCGATTGTCGCATGGGGTTGGTCCACCGGCGAGTTCACCGCAGGCGATGTGGTAATGGTTTCCACCCTACTCAGCCAGCTGTTCCGCCCGCTCGATATGCTCGGCTGGGTCTATCGCACGATCCGGCAGGGCGTGATCGACATGGGCGCGATGTTCGACCTGATCGACACCGATGCCGAGGTGAAGGATGTGACGGGCGCCGTGCCGCTGGTCGTCGGGCGGGGCGAAGTGCGGTTCGAGGATGTCCGCTTTGGATACGACCGCGACCGTGACATCCTGAAGGGCATCGATCTGGTGATCCGGCCCGGCCAGACCGTCGCCGTGGTCGGCCCGTCGGGCGCGGGCAAGTCCACGCTCGCCCGCATCCTCTATCGCTTCTACGATTTGAACGGCGGGCGCGTGACGATCGACGGACAGGATATTTCGCAGGTGACGCAGGCGTCGTTGCGCGCCGCGATCGGCATCGTGCCGCAGGATACCGTGCTGTTCAACGACACCGTCGGCTACAACATCGCCTATGGCCGCGAAGGTGCAGGGGCGGACGAAGTCGCACAGGCGGCGCGAGGGGCGGCGATTGCCGGATTCATCGAATCGATGCCCGATGGCTATGACACGCGCGTCGGCGAGCGCGGCCTGAAGCTGTCGGGCGGCGAGAAGCAGCGCGTCGCCATCGCGCGGACGTTGTTGAAAGACCCACCGATCCTGATTCTCGATGAGGCGACCAGCGCGCTCGATTCGCGGACTGAGAGCGAGATTCTCGACACGCTGGAAGCGATCGAGCGCGGCCGCACGACGATCGTCATCGCGCACCGGCTGTCCACGGTGGTCAATGCCGACCGGATCGTGGTGCTGGAAGCCGGTGAGATCGCGGAGAGCGGCACGCACGCCGAGCTGCTGGAACTACGCGGCGTCTATGCCGACATGTGGGCGCGACAGCAGGCGGAGCGGGAGGCGGTGGCTGAGGCGGCGGAGTGATTCAAGGCGCGGCGCTTCGAGTCGTTGCACTGGGACCGATGATAGCGACGACAGCATCCATCGGCCGTTCGTTTGACAACGCCGCGTCGCACATACCGTCTTCTCGTATCCATTTCTTGTGCAGACCTTGCGCGACAAGCGAGCTGCGCATTTTTTTGCGCCAGCGCTGTTCGCTACCTGATCGAGACGGTGTTGAGCACAAATGGATTGGCGCACTGGGCAGTGAACGCCATACCGACATGACGACCCGTGTGACCTCGGCTCTGTCCGACGAACTCGAACCGTCCCCAAACCGGACATAGAATGGGCCGGGCGTGACAACTGTCACTGCTCTGGTGTTAGCCACGGCGACAAAGCTGGCGGCGCAAATTAAGAAAAGCCGAACTCGCAAATCACCCGAACTCCACCGCCTCGAACCGCACCGGCCGCCCGTGCGCCGCATTCGCCAACTGCCCGTCCCACATCACTCGCCGCCCGCGAATGATCGTCCCCATCGGTTTTCCAGTCAGCCGATCCCCCGTGAACGGCGACCAGCCACAGCGCGACGCGAGCCAGCTTTCCTCGACCGTCCACTGCGCCTTCAGATCGACCACGGTGAAATCGGCGTCATAGCCTGCCGCGATCCGCCCCTTGCCGACCAGTCCGAACACCCGCTGTGGCCCCGCGCTGGTCAGGTCGATCAGCCGCTGCAGCGTCATGCGCCCCTTCGCCACATGGTCGAGCAGGAGCGGGAGTAACGTCTGCACCCCCGGCATCCCGCTGGGCGAGTCGGGGTAGGGTTTCGCCTTTTCCTCGATCGTGTGGGGGGCGTGGTCCGATCCCAGCACGTCCGGCACGCCCTGATTGAGCCAGTGCCACAGCCCGTCGCGGTGCGCGGCGGAGCGGATCGGCGGGTTCATCTGTGCATAGCTGCCAAGGCGCGGATAGGCGTCCTCACCCGCCAGCGTCAGATGCTGTGGCGTGACCTCGCACGTCGCAATGTCCTTGTGCTGGCTCAGCAATTCCAGCTCGGCCGGCGTCGTCACGTGCAGCACGTGGATGCGCCGCTTCGCCTCCCGCGCCAGTTTCAGGATGCGGCGCGTCGCCAGAATCGCCGACTCATCGTCGCGCCAAACCGGATGCGATGACGGATCGCCCTCGACCCGCTTGTCCAGCCGGTCGTTCATGCGAAACTCGTCCTCGGCATGGATCGCGACGCGGCGATGCCCCGACGCCAGCACCCGCGCGAGGTTGGCGTCGTCGGACACCAGCAGGTCGCCGGTCGATGCGCCCATGAAGATCTTGACCCCCGCCGTCCCCGGCATCCGCTCCAGCTCGGCAAGGTCGGCGGCGTTGTGATTGGTCGCGCCGACATAGAAAGCGTGGTCGCACCACATCCGGTTCTTCGCCCGCGACAGCTTGTCGTTCACCGCGTCGGCGGTGTCGGTATTGGGTTTGGTGTTCGGCATCTCGAACACCGCCGTCACCCCGCCGAGCACAGCAGCACGGCTGCCCGATTCAAGGTCTTCCTTGGCCTCCAGCCCCGGCTCGCGGAAATGCACTTGCGTGTCGATCACGCCGGGCAGGATGTCGAGGCCGGAGCAGTCGATCGTCTCGCCCGCGTCGCCAGTCGCACCGATCGCGACGACCTTTCCGTCACGCACCCCGACATCGACCTGCGCCGGTCCGGAGGGCAGATGCACCGTGCCACCGGTGAGCTTCAGATCGAACGTCGCCATCTCAGCCTCTTTCGCTTGCCTGCCCCGCGTCCTACCTGTTCGCCATGAGTGATTCCAGTACTGAGCGGGCCACCCTGCTCGCTGACCGCGCCCTAATCCGTATCGCGGGGGAGGATGTTCGCGGCTTTCTGCATGGGCTGGTGACGCAGGATGTCGCGCTGGTCCAGCCCGACGCACCCTTATGGGCCGGACTGCTCTCGCCACAGGGCAAGGCGCTGTTCGACTTCATCCTGTGGGCCGATGGCGAAGATATCCTGATCGATTGCGAAGCGGAGCAGCGCGATGCGCTGATCCGTCGCCTTTCGATCTATCGCCTGCGCCGTGCGATCACGATCGAGGCGATCAAGGGCGGCGTGCATTGGTCGCTCGTGGCAGGGGAGGGGGTTGCCGACCCCCGTCTGC is a window from the Sphingomonas sp. LT1P40 genome containing:
- a CDS encoding ABCB family ABC transporter ATP-binding protein/permease produces the protein MPPDTATTQPPGTPERPLIPTMRRFLPYLWPKDAPGLKARIVGALVLVVLSKVVQVYGAAYALKAAVDAMALGDRGAATFVVLMVVGYAAARLSTTVFDNLRNTVFEKVGQDATRRLAIVTFGHLHQLSLRFHLERRTGAVTKVVERGTKSIDSMLYFLLFNIAPTILELALVLQIFKSEFGWWLVASTMTMVVIYIAFTRWVTDWRSKLREQMNDLDTGAVAHAVDSLLNFETVKYFNAEKREADRYSAAVDSYAKAAVKSENSLAWLNMGQSIITNIMLGAGMAIVAWGWSTGEFTAGDVVMVSTLLSQLFRPLDMLGWVYRTIRQGVIDMGAMFDLIDTDAEVKDVTGAVPLVVGRGEVRFEDVRFGYDRDRDILKGIDLVIRPGQTVAVVGPSGAGKSTLARILYRFYDLNGGRVTIDGQDISQVTQASLRAAIGIVPQDTVLFNDTVGYNIAYGREGAGADEVAQAARGAAIAGFIESMPDGYDTRVGERGLKLSGGEKQRVAIARTLLKDPPILILDEATSALDSRTESEILDTLEAIERGRTTIVIAHRLSTVVNADRIVVLEAGEIAESGTHAELLELRGVYADMWARQQAEREAVAEAAE
- a CDS encoding dihydroorotase, whose product is MATFDLKLTGGTVHLPSGPAQVDVGVRDGKVVAIGATGDAGETIDCSGLDILPGVIDTQVHFREPGLEAKEDLESGSRAAVLGGVTAVFEMPNTKPNTDTADAVNDKLSRAKNRMWCDHAFYVGATNHNAADLAELERMPGTAGVKIFMGASTGDLLVSDDANLARVLASGHRRVAIHAEDEFRMNDRLDKRVEGDPSSHPVWRDDESAILATRRILKLAREAKRRIHVLHVTTPAELELLSQHKDIATCEVTPQHLTLAGEDAYPRLGSYAQMNPPIRSAAHRDGLWHWLNQGVPDVLGSDHAPHTIEEKAKPYPDSPSGMPGVQTLLPLLLDHVAKGRMTLQRLIDLTSAGPQRVFGLVGKGRIAAGYDADFTVVDLKAQWTVEESWLASRCGWSPFTGDRLTGKPMGTIIRGRRVMWDGQLANAAHGRPVRFEAVEFG